ttcataactctcatttactctctctctctctctctctctctctctctctctctctctctctctctctctctctctctttcctaggCCTCTCGGATCACTTATGAGTGCTCCTCGATCCTCACTCCCTCCTCCCGGCACGTAGGTTGTTGATCTTTGGCAGATTCGAGCAGTTAGGTTTCGTGATTTTGAAGGTTTTAGGCAGTTTTTttagaaacaggtaaggggattatattatgtcagttatttttaaaatatgatctgattaaattgtagtatatgGTTACAAAAACagtatttatgatttttttgagTGAATCAAACAAAtgaaaatggttgttttgacttttatacgTTTTTGGGAAAAACTAACGTTAATGGGTGGAACATATCCTATTTTCAGTAAAAtgtatagtttgagttaaattaaaacttgaaaatgcTCATACCCTATGTTCAGTAActtatatgtttcccagatagtTATGCATATTTAGGATTTACCATataaaaatttgtgtggcatgagaacaatttaaAATGGTATAAATGAACAGAATGGTTAAAcaaatatgatatgacagtttaattTCATTTCCTGGTATAATAGACTTTGCTTGAATGATtagaaattgtgaaaatattggtatTGTTAAACCAAGTGTGAAAAAGGTCTTGGGGGACGGCGATATGTAACACCCCGATGATGATTATTGAAAAAGGTCTTAgtggacggcgatacgtaacgccaCGATGATGATTATTGAGAAAGGCAAAAGGGGACGGCGATACATAATACCCCGATTTTTGTGATTTAACCTGAAGGCTTGCTGATGTAAGGGACGACGATACATAACGCCTCTTAGTGAGTGCCCGACGAGTATGGCAGGATTGAGGGACGACGAAACATAATGCCTCAATCTTGGCGAATGCAAACCGTGAATGGATCATGTAGAGGGTAAATTTATTAAACTGTATCATACTATTTATGATATATTGTTGAATATATACGTGTTAGTGAGTTTATTATGAATTGCAATGAGATGTGTGTTATGAATTTCATAGTTATGATTCAATTATATGGAAGTCATATTTAGTAAGGTTAACATAGGGCGTGTTTACAGATAACTGTTGCAGTAAAACTGATTTATCACACAATGAAAATAATttaatctgtcttactgagaagtgtctcactccattATCCATCTCACTTTTTAAGTCCTATAGGGAACCGTACCTAACTTACTGCGGGACCGAGATTAGACCTTTGGGAGTGGTAGAAAGAGCTGGTGAGCCACCAGCTATTATgctttttatttttgggttgtaaaatATTGATTggtagttttatatatatatatatatatttggggacAGTTAGAACTCCAGTAATGTGATTGAGGTATTTTTCTTCTGTTGTATGGTTTTATTTTCAGTTATAACAGAACCACCCGATTTTCCCTTATTAGGGCGGGTGGTGGTATCATGGTATAagagaattttatttattttctttcacaAATAACACCCTGGGCCCACATGGCAGGTCAGGGCATTATAGGTAACTTCctcattaaaattataaaaaatatttttaaagaacgTTATACGTTAACATTATATTAAAAAGGAGTTTCAATAGGTAGATATTATGTCTTAGTCTTGTTCCAAATATGTAGAGGTAGGATTGTAAATGAATCAAACTGCTCAGGAGCAACTCGAGAGTTTGACTTGGTAAGAGCTTGTCTAGGCTTGCGAATAGCTTAATTATAGGTTTGGTTTGGACTCGTTTAACAAGTTTGGATTAGACTCATTTATGAATGAAtttataagatcaaatttggAATTGATAGACTATAATAAGTTTAAAAGTAGGGAATAGGGGTGAACATTTGGCCAGTATGATTAATTTAGTTGATTAACCAAACTAATATAAAAAACTTGATTAAGAAATTGAATTAACTGAACCAAACCAAACATACCAAATTAGTCTTTTAATCAAACAAATATATTACCGATTAGTACTTTTGTTAAATTTGTTTACTACCAATTTACAAGTGTTATTAATATAcattatatatgaacatattagTATATGCATTAAATAATTATTGtatagatattatatataaattattaatatatatagttaattgattaattcaGTTAACTAACTTAACTAATCTGACATACCAAATCGATAATTGAAAACTAACTTTTTATAacaataaattacatatattaaTTGAACCGAATTGACCAAATTTATTCGGTTCAATCGATGAATTCGATTTTGACCTGATTATACTCAACCCTAATAAAGACTGCTTGGATGTATGCTTATTTGGTTCAAATttcataataaaaatttattgatATGACAAATGTCTAATACCAATATGCTAACTTGGTgggagaaaaaaaattttgaagcaacattttttatcttttaatctTAGAAAACCCTGAAATCTCTAACCTCTTAGAgtaaaattctctgaaaaattgAGCTATTTGAATATTTTGAACGCTTGGTTTACTTAGGGTTGtgtatttatttagttaaataataaacaaatttaAGAAAATATAGTGAAATATAGTTAAAATAGTAAGTAAACTTAGACATGAAAAAGCTCAATTCCACTCAGCTCTACAATGACGGATTGACCTATCACGAATTTTTCAAGCCGTAAATTTGAATCCCGCGACAAAGATAACCGACATGGAAAGGTTCTTTTGGGCAGGACTCCCGTGACTAGTCATAGAATACCTCCATGGTCTATACTGTCTCCGAGATTGGCTCCCATCGCCACCATTGACAGGACACAGGTTGAGCAGCTAGTGGGATTAAAGGGAACATCTAATTAAGTGGCGCCgccattgttatcattgttcgaTTAAACTAAAATACCATCTGTAGCATTGACAAGTCACAATTTCACGGGTAAGTCCCCTGACGTCTCTTAAATTTCTCCATCGGTTCTtttcatttctttatttttttcgaATCCTGGATTGTCACGCAAACAAGCATGACAgggaaggaaaaaagaaaagagcaTACGGGCAAACAAAGAGAATCAACTAATATAATAATCATGCACTCAAGGTGTTTGATTTAATGTGTCAACGACGATTACGTGGATATTTTCAGGGATATTTCGTCTTCAAACATGTGGGTAAACGATGGTTTACAATCTATATTGAAGATCCAGAAGTTCCGAAGAATTGTGTCCTACACTGGGTTCTATTGCTTTGTGACGCTCGTGAGCTATGCTTACACAAGCAATACGTGAGTTGGGCATTGCTTTGAAGCTCTTAGTGTGATGAAATATaattgggttttgagttttgagttttgaattgtTTTTGTTGCTGCAGAACGAGAGCTGGGTACTCCAGAGGCGATCAATTCTATGCTTCTTATCCAGCTGGAACTGAGCTGCTAACTGATACTGCTAAGGTCTGTGAGGCTGATAGTTAGAGCCCTTCTTTGCAGTTTTTGAATGCGGATAACTTGTTTGACTGATATTCTTCTagattttaaatatgaaaatattaaagctaGTAGGTCTTGGATATGACAAGGTTTTGGTTGTTGGCAGTTGTATAAAGCTGCACTTGGCAATTGTTTTGAAGAGGAAGATTGGGGACCAATTGAATTTTGTATCATGGCTAAACACTTTGAGCGCCAAGGGAAATCACCATATGCATATCATTCTGTAAGTTCTACAACTAACTATCGATTGGTTGCTTTGTATTTCTGTTTTTCATGGAAAATGTTTCTGTTAAATTGGATCTTATTTTTTCTGTTGCTCTGTTAGTATTGATTGATGTCATAGTTAACAAATGCGCATTCTTGATTTCATTTAACATCGAATGATTGCTGAAAAGGTGGAGAGGTTCTAAAATTTAGGCCTTCTGTTGCCTTTGAGATGTTTGATTCCACATGGAAAATGTTTCTTTTAAGATCTTAATTCAATTTGTTTCtctgtttgagatatttgattgcttatggaaaatatattttttaaaatgtatcTTGTTTTGTATGCTGCTCTCATGCTTTGTTAGTTATGACTGGTATTTAAGTCAACAAATGcaaattcataatttcatttgACATCAAATGATTGTAAGATGGTGCAGAGGGGTGCTAAAATTTAGGCTTTCTCCTGCCGTTGAGATATTGGATTTCTTATTCTGACTCAATGGGTAAGGGTGTTACGTCTGAATCTGAATCATTAAAGGGTCTGTACATGCATGGACGCAAGACTATGTACATCTTGCATTCCCTAGATCCTCAATGGCATGGGAGCCTTGCGCATtggatgttatatatatatatataataaacaaacaaacacacGACAcatttttttgcaaaatataactTTTGATTTATGGCATAGTTTAGTGTTATTCTATCTCTATCCTATTATTAAACCCATTTTTTCTGGTTGGATTTTTGCCTGTCCTTGTATATGCTGGCATATGCATTGAGTACCTCTATATTTTTTGAATGGTTTGAGTTCCCATCCTAGCATAGAGGAAATTAAAGACCTAGTCATCTTGAAAggacttgcggaatagccctaagatccaactgtagtgcatacggataacaaaaaaaataatctgatcatgcaaaccctaattacgTGAATAGGATTATACCCGCGAGATCTTTTTGGTTTGATCACGAATGTGCAAGTACGAAAACGAACTCTTGAAGACGATcaggaatcttctactgtattccttgaacacgccttgctcttgagagagtgggctcgtaagcggctgctagggttttcttctctcacgaaaaatGTCCGCCTCTGTGAGAGTTCActgtaagaaaattttcataattatattgCAACCAAGGATTTTCAATTATCgtgaacttcacatcaattactttatgcggaaaataaataaatcataaactgtaAACTTTACATACCGGAATCGGCCATACCGAACTTATCGAGAAGAACACTCGGAGAATCTGAAGAAATCATTTCTCCCacttctcttctttctctttccttccttcaccagatctatgggatctcctgatgattagagaagtagaggcagagagaggacaattcctttcttcctaAGCCCTTATTGCTAcacccataatagtagctaatatatattttatatatgtatatatataatatacatatatatctataatatttatgtataggaatctcttcaaacttccaccattaatttctcatattaaataagctaaccttttagttaacccatacaatatttaattcatatccttatcatatgagaTACATTCCCTATATGTGGGATCcacatcattcatgtgggacatatcctttgggatataaatcctacattctcccacttggcccatatgaatgatattaatatggattAACAAATATCTATAATGTGCACAAAACATTAGCTTATTTATACTTTCAATGAGATTAACATAATATCATAATCAAGCAACCCATTAGTACGAGTCATGGCGGTAAATATCATTAGagcgacatcttcccttccatgtaccacAAAACTAATAAACCACTTAACTATGATCTATAATAGGAAGTTACCGTACTGTCCCTTTAATGTTtttgtcaaagaccatttctGTTTAACAGTGAACCATCTCTATAATCACGTGATTTATGGTAAACAGAAATAATGTTCAGAAACAGtttttattgatatcattatacataTTATAGAACAAAATATAAAGATCCACTAttatacatcaaggattacaacaaagacccatgtgatcagcatgttcTTTAAATGCCTTTGGTGTCAATCCTTTCGTTAAAGGATCTGTTATCATGAGCTCAGTTcttatatgttctataagtaCTGTCTGTTTCTGAACTTCCTCCTTACCGGTCAAATACTTGAGCTCCATATGCTTAGCGCCATTAGAGTATTTGtcgtttttggagaaaaagactgctgcggaattatcacaataattCTTAACGGCCTGGCTATACTGTTGACAATCCCAAGTCCTGAGATAAAATTCCGCAACCACAAAGCCTGAATCGTGGCCTCAAAGCACGCCACAAATTCAGTTTCCATAGTAGATGCTGCTATGATAGTCTGTTTGGCGCttttccatgatattgctcctccag
The Malania oleifera isolate guangnan ecotype guangnan chromosome 13, ASM2987363v1, whole genome shotgun sequence DNA segment above includes these coding regions:
- the LOC131145440 gene encoding uncharacterized protein LOC131145440, with protein sequence MWVNDGLQSILKIQKFRRIVSYTGFYCFVTLVSYAYTSNTTRAGYSRGDQFYASYPAGTELLTDTAKLYKAALGNCFEEEDWGPIEFCIMAKHFERQGKSPYAYHSQYMAHLLSLGQLDGSG